One region of Spiroplasma culicicola AES-1 genomic DNA includes:
- a CDS encoding DnaD domain protein, protein MKNFVYKVIIKNSISSFDDKILAYLYQPIIGMRSVNLYKLLIHEAEILKDLKTAEFKEERILTLCDLKHDKMSKWIKRLEAMGLIETLYNQEKNSVIYNIYAPLEPKAFFENELFNNALMKKIDEKNYEIARFIFRDEGDFSQTSGYNNTSSKFFEVFAELSENSEIKFTKGLKPKPKRSSPLLKGFNFENLMVQLEREQIIITNNIDSLKEELQNVYCAYSVSQDEILKALKAAYDGQTYKISKNKFYNYISEVYFGDEAFQTTVDVFDPKQNMIEQTNIKLKELETIEPVDYLQGLLRINKLNDDMILLIKKLSSEYKLRHGVINCLMDFSYFKNDEKIVANYLYKIAKTFQDKSIKTAKEAMEYLKAANQKSKKPKNTVNSFDFINDDSWSKTVKKKTYEVETKADAKLDESLWGDN, encoded by the coding sequence ATGAAAAATTTTGTTTATAAAGTAATAATAAAAAACAGTATAAGTTCATTTGATGATAAGATCCTTGCTTATCTTTATCAACCAATTATTGGAATGAGAAGCGTTAACCTATATAAATTGTTAATTCATGAAGCAGAAATTTTAAAAGATTTAAAAACAGCTGAATTTAAAGAAGAAAGGATATTAACTTTATGTGATTTAAAACATGATAAAATGTCAAAATGAATTAAAAGATTAGAAGCAATGGGACTTATTGAAACACTTTATAATCAAGAAAAAAACTCAGTTATTTATAATATATATGCACCTTTGGAACCAAAAGCATTTTTTGAAAATGAATTATTTAATAATGCTTTGATGAAAAAGATTGATGAAAAAAACTATGAAATTGCTAGATTTATTTTCCGTGATGAAGGTGATTTTTCACAAACCAGTGGTTATAACAACACTAGTTCAAAATTCTTTGAAGTATTTGCAGAGTTAAGTGAAAATTCAGAGATTAAATTTACTAAGGGGTTAAAACCAAAACCAAAAAGATCTTCACCATTATTAAAAGGATTTAACTTTGAAAATTTAATGGTTCAACTTGAAAGAGAACAAATTATTATTACAAATAATATTGATTCTTTAAAAGAAGAATTACAAAATGTTTATTGTGCATATAGTGTATCTCAAGATGAGATTTTGAAAGCTTTAAAAGCTGCATATGATGGTCAAACTTATAAAATTAGTAAAAATAAATTTTATAACTATATTAGTGAGGTTTACTTTGGTGATGAAGCATTTCAAACAACAGTTGATGTATTTGATCCAAAACAAAATATGATTGAACAAACAAATATTAAATTAAAAGAGCTTGAAACAATTGAACCAGTTGATTATTTACAAGGATTGTTAAGAATAAATAAACTAAATGATGATATGATTTTGTTAATTAAAAAATTATCTTCTGAATATAAATTACGTCATGGAGTTATTAACTGTTTAATGGATTTTTCATATTTTAAAAATGATGAAAAAATTGTGGCCAATTATTTATATAAAATTGCCAAAACATTTCAAGATAAATCAATTAAAACAGCTAAAGAAGCAATGGAATATTTAAAAGCTGCAAATCAAAAATCTAAAAAACCAAAAAATACAGTAAATTCATTTGACTTTATTAATGATGATTCTTGATCAAAAACAGTTAAGAAAAAAACTTACGAAGTTGAAACAAAAGCTGATGCTAAATTAGATGAGTCTTTATGAGGTGATAACTAA
- the mutM gene encoding DNA-formamidopyrimidine glycosylase: protein MPELPEVETVVNSLRKRVVGYTILEVKMYYLKLFKGEGTIEEFKKSIKNRKIEHISRIAKHIIFELGDMVLISHLRMEGKWFVYDSKDIYDKKHILAEFILSDNKILAYHDTRRFGTFHYQKAKDYKEQLPISKVGPEPFNPIVTAQYLYDKMAKSSKHIKTVLLDQTKISGIGNIYADEILYDAKIHPLTLAKDLNINDYQRILDSSIKILNWAISLGGSTIDTYQPEQGIDGKFQNELQVHTRKNQKCYACNNVIIKIKVNGRGTYLCFKCQERN from the coding sequence ATGCCTGAATTACCAGAAGTTGAAACGGTTGTCAATTCGCTTAGAAAAAGAGTGGTTGGTTATACAATTTTAGAAGTTAAAATGTATTATTTAAAGCTTTTTAAAGGTGAAGGAACAATTGAAGAATTTAAAAAATCAATTAAAAATCGCAAAATTGAGCACATCTCAAGAATTGCAAAACACATTATTTTTGAACTTGGCGATATGGTTTTAATTAGCCATTTACGCATGGAAGGAAAATGATTTGTTTATGATTCTAAAGATATTTATGATAAAAAACACATTTTAGCTGAATTTATTTTAAGTGATAATAAAATCTTGGCATATCACGATACAAGAAGATTTGGAACTTTTCATTATCAAAAAGCAAAAGATTATAAAGAGCAATTGCCAATTTCAAAAGTGGGACCAGAACCATTTAATCCAATTGTGACAGCTCAATATTTATATGACAAAATGGCTAAATCAAGTAAGCATATTAAAACAGTTTTGTTAGATCAAACTAAGATTTCAGGAATTGGCAATATTTACGCTGATGAAATTTTGTATGATGCTAAAATTCATCCTTTAACACTTGCAAAAGACTTAAATATTAATGATTATCAAAGGATTTTAGACTCATCAATTAAAATTTTAAACTGAGCCATAAGTTTAGGAGGTTCAACAATTGATACTTATCAACCTGAACAAGGAATTGATGGTAAATTTCAAAATGAGTTGCAAGTACATACTAGAAAAAACCAAAAATGCTATGCTTGTAATAATGTCATTATCAAAATTAAGGTAAATGGTCGTGGAACTTATCTGTGTTTTAAGTGCCAAGAAAGAAATTAA
- the polA gene encoding DNA polymerase I encodes MTKKILLVDGNALIFRAFYSSFGRATLTTRDGTPTNAVFSFINMLFNIMNKNNYFDIKVAFDKGKKTFRHDKLESYKDGRKKTPPELIKQFPIVREFLTQANIDWYEYEGYEADDIIGTISYMLKDNLDYQVDILTSDQDMYQLISQNTFVLSPQTGTSDILVYDKQKLFEKWGISPEQVIDYKGLRGDSSDNIKGVAGIGEKSAKELLQEFGDLDNLYLNVDKIKGAKQQKLIDGKEDAFLSKEIATIYTGVEIDNFEFRETQVNFDSLKDFFTKYEMNSMIRKYCNDVAQSEVDVKSQIQYQIIDKWESNFSAEINFINLEILNDNYHNYDIVGFAIVNSKGNFFYTFNNAEEVNIFNWQESNVDEALAKFLLNSKFYTYDVKKTIYVLEDLGYKLNYDNFVFDMMIACYVLNSNVKSNFESHLNLVNSELLIATSEEIFGKGVKRSKNIDQKIKVEYVISKAMIISQIYEDIITQLKETNQYELYQQIELPLSFVLLKAEQEGVLIDRDELKIQTANVLTALEKVESEAQDIIKEAGFEAINLASPKQLKELLFDNLNLRNWKKGSTDKEVLDELINDHPIIEKILLFRKYSKLYSTYLSGFEKYIYSDNKVHTIYHQTLTNTGRLSSVEPNLQNISVRDELQKEVRKIFITPKGYSFMSIDYSQIELRVLADIANEEVLIDAYENNIDIHELAARNIFNLDASKPVGAEQRRVAKVFNFGILYGLTKFGLAKDLKISHKEATDYIEAYNKTFPKIINYKADILEFCKKQGYVETMANRRRYIYELQNSNKMVQEFGKRAAINAPIQGTAADILKVAMVEIYKKILLNNSEIKIVAQIHDEIILLVQEDKVETYKQTIVDIMNNAYNQLLTISNKNRISKVKLDVNVSCAKNWYELK; translated from the coding sequence ATGACAAAAAAAATTTTATTAGTAGATGGAAATGCTTTAATATTTAGAGCATTTTATAGTTCCTTTGGAAGAGCAACTTTAACTACTCGTGATGGAACTCCCACAAATGCTGTTTTTTCATTTATCAATATGCTTTTTAACATTATGAATAAAAATAATTATTTTGATATTAAAGTTGCTTTTGATAAAGGCAAAAAAACTTTTAGACATGATAAATTAGAAAGCTATAAGGATGGTCGAAAAAAAACTCCTCCTGAATTAATTAAACAATTTCCAATTGTAAGAGAATTTTTAACTCAAGCAAATATTGACTGATATGAATATGAAGGATATGAAGCTGATGATATTATTGGAACTATTTCTTATATGTTAAAAGATAATCTTGATTATCAAGTGGACATTTTAACAAGTGATCAAGATATGTATCAATTAATTTCACAAAATACTTTTGTACTTTCACCTCAAACTGGAACAAGCGATATTTTAGTTTATGATAAACAAAAATTATTTGAAAAATGAGGAATTAGCCCTGAACAAGTAATTGATTATAAAGGTCTAAGAGGAGATAGCTCAGATAATATCAAAGGTGTTGCTGGAATTGGTGAAAAAAGTGCAAAAGAATTATTGCAAGAATTTGGGGACCTGGATAATTTATATTTAAATGTTGACAAAATTAAAGGTGCCAAACAACAAAAATTAATTGATGGTAAAGAAGATGCTTTTTTATCAAAAGAAATTGCCACAATTTATACTGGAGTTGAAATTGATAACTTTGAGTTTAGAGAAACTCAAGTAAATTTTGACTCTTTAAAAGATTTCTTTACAAAATATGAAATGAATTCAATGATTCGAAAATATTGTAATGATGTAGCTCAAAGTGAAGTTGACGTTAAAAGCCAAATTCAATATCAAATTATTGATAAATGAGAGTCAAATTTTAGTGCTGAAATTAATTTTATTAATTTAGAGATTTTAAATGATAATTATCACAATTATGATATTGTAGGATTTGCAATTGTCAATTCGAAAGGAAACTTCTTTTACACATTTAATAATGCAGAAGAGGTCAATATTTTTAATTGACAAGAATCAAATGTGGATGAAGCATTGGCAAAATTCTTATTAAACTCAAAATTTTATACATATGATGTTAAAAAAACTATTTATGTTTTAGAAGATTTAGGATATAAACTAAATTATGATAATTTTGTATTTGATATGATGATTGCATGTTATGTTTTAAATTCAAATGTTAAATCAAATTTTGAATCACATTTAAATTTAGTGAATTCCGAATTACTAATTGCAACCAGTGAAGAAATTTTTGGTAAAGGGGTTAAACGAAGTAAAAATATTGATCAAAAAATTAAAGTTGAATATGTAATTTCAAAAGCCATGATAATTTCACAGATTTATGAAGATATTATTACTCAGTTAAAAGAGACTAATCAATATGAACTATATCAACAAATTGAATTACCTTTAAGTTTTGTATTATTAAAAGCAGAACAAGAAGGGGTTTTGATTGATCGCGATGAATTAAAAATTCAAACTGCTAATGTTTTAACAGCATTAGAAAAAGTTGAAAGCGAAGCTCAAGATATAATCAAAGAAGCAGGATTTGAAGCGATTAACTTAGCAAGTCCAAAACAATTAAAAGAGCTTTTATTTGATAATTTAAATTTACGCAATTGAAAAAAAGGAAGTACAGATAAAGAAGTTTTAGATGAATTGATTAATGATCACCCAATCATTGAAAAAATCTTATTATTTAGAAAATATTCAAAATTATATAGTACTTATTTAAGTGGATTTGAAAAATACATTTACAGTGATAATAAAGTGCACACTATTTATCATCAAACTTTAACAAATACTGGACGATTAAGTTCAGTTGAACCTAATTTACAAAATATATCTGTTAGAGATGAATTACAAAAAGAGGTTAGAAAAATCTTTATTACTCCAAAAGGATATTCATTTATGAGTATTGACTATTCACAAATTGAATTGAGAGTTCTAGCAGATATTGCCAATGAAGAAGTATTAATTGATGCCTATGAAAATAACATCGATATTCACGAGCTTGCTGCAAGAAATATCTTTAATTTAGATGCTTCAAAACCAGTTGGTGCAGAGCAACGTAGAGTGGCAAAAGTTTTTAACTTTGGAATTTTATATGGTCTAACCAAGTTTGGACTTGCAAAAGACTTAAAAATTAGTCATAAAGAAGCCACAGATTACATTGAAGCTTACAACAAAACATTTCCAAAAATTATTAATTACAAGGCAGATATCTTAGAATTTTGTAAAAAACAAGGCTATGTTGAAACAATGGCCAATAGACGAAGATATATTTATGAATTACAAAATAGCAATAAAATGGTCCAAGAATTTGGTAAAAGAGCAGCTATTAATGCACCAATTCAGGGAACTGCTGCAGATATTTTAAAAGTTGCTATGGTTGAAATTTATAAAAAAATCTTGCTAAATAATAGTGAGATTAAAATAGTGGCTCAAATTCACGATGAAATTATTTTATTGGTTCAAGAAGACAAAGTTGAAACATATAAACAAACAATTGTTGATATTATGAATAATGCTTATAATCAATTATTGACAATATCAAATAAGAATCGTATTTCAAAAGTGAAATTAGATGTAAATGTGTCATGTGCTAAAAACTGATATGAATTAAAATAG